One region of Candidatus Saccharibacteria bacterium genomic DNA includes:
- a CDS encoding 6-phosphogluconolactonase codes for MEGTAIDRIEFVAVTPAKLAVDRLVGEIGGALAAGKRVVWFVSGGSAATLAARASTRLPASQKLLVLQVDERYGLPDHPDANWRKLREAGFMAEKFVCYPMLGDDDFATIIEKYSQMVEVALRESEFSVGLFGIGADGHTAGLLPGSEALQSERLVAGFQGPDYQRITITAPAIAKLDLAVAYAVGEEKLPALQEFHEELTVEQQPAQALKAAGRVVIFTDQTERSEEAA; via the coding sequence ATGGAGGGGACTGCCATCGACAGGATTGAATTCGTTGCCGTCACGCCGGCAAAACTGGCTGTAGACCGGCTGGTTGGAGAAATCGGAGGAGCGCTTGCGGCAGGCAAGCGGGTAGTATGGTTCGTATCCGGCGGCTCGGCGGCAACGCTGGCGGCCAGGGCATCGACGCGCCTGCCCGCCTCACAGAAGCTGCTGGTGCTGCAGGTGGACGAGCGCTATGGGCTGCCGGACCACCCCGATGCCAATTGGCGTAAGCTGCGCGAAGCCGGTTTCATGGCGGAAAAGTTCGTCTGTTATCCGATGCTTGGCGATGACGATTTTGCAACGATAATTGAAAAGTACAGCCAGATGGTCGAGGTGGCGCTGCGCGAGTCAGAGTTCAGCGTCGGGCTGTTCGGCATCGGTGCCGACGGCCATACCGCCGGGTTGCTGCCTGGCAGCGAAGCGCTGCAGAGTGAACGGCTGGTGGCGGGCTTCCAGGGGCCGGATTACCAGCGCATCACCATCACCGCGCCTGCGATTGCCAAGCTGGACCTGGCGGTGGCCTACGCGGTAGGCGAAGAAAAGTTGCCCGCGCTACAGGAGTTCCATGAGGAGCTGACGGTGGAACAGCAGCCGGCACAGGCGCTGAAGGCGGCCGGGCGGGTAGTCATTTTCACCGATCAGACGGAGCGGAGTGAGGAAGCGGCATGA
- a CDS encoding S49 family peptidase, with product MDSPINGRGGHAGRQTGERTQSQPHPPAVPQPQPHKHESFFIKQLKLASSTAVVSSVATLAISFWSGLAFFGMIIGFIILGAMAAGGAGAAGGGYLNSVYGEPGASHQLLSIKLKGPIEGSSDPSDSLGSLFGAPEAVYGYDVKARLLEAVNEGYDGVILEIDSPGGTIFGSKAISDGIKQYRDRTGNPVYAHVQGYAASGAYWAAAGTDKILADAGTGIGSIGVIFGPFTYYNNPTAIDGGLLGGGVVTQGGIEEMYITAGEGKDAGNPFRRLSEKELSIFQESVNDNYNLFVKHVAEGRKISEDEIRNGIGAHLYGEEGALRRKLIDGVASREQAYNELAKAAELQWGEFEVVTDSAEADSPWGAFGARLFGQQKQARSAVAAPPKICSEAAAPMAYHGNLAQLCSQK from the coding sequence ATGGACTCACCAATAAACGGACGCGGCGGACATGCCGGCAGGCAGACGGGCGAACGCACACAGTCACAGCCCCACCCGCCCGCAGTGCCGCAACCGCAGCCCCACAAGCACGAATCCTTTTTCATCAAGCAGCTCAAGTTGGCTTCAAGCACGGCGGTGGTCTCATCGGTGGCCACGCTGGCCATCAGCTTCTGGTCCGGACTGGCCTTCTTCGGCATGATCATCGGCTTCATCATCCTGGGGGCCATGGCGGCGGGCGGGGCGGGTGCTGCCGGTGGGGGCTATCTCAACTCTGTTTATGGCGAGCCTGGAGCGTCCCATCAGTTGCTGTCCATCAAGCTCAAGGGTCCCATCGAGGGGTCGAGCGACCCGTCAGACAGCCTGGGCTCGCTCTTTGGTGCGCCGGAAGCCGTGTATGGCTACGATGTCAAAGCCCGCCTGCTGGAAGCGGTCAATGAGGGTTATGACGGTGTCATCCTGGAAATCGATTCGCCTGGCGGCACTATCTTCGGCTCAAAGGCCATCAGCGATGGCATCAAGCAGTACCGCGACCGCACCGGCAACCCGGTCTATGCGCACGTACAAGGGTATGCCGCCTCTGGTGCCTACTGGGCGGCGGCTGGCACGGATAAGATACTGGCGGATGCCGGCACCGGTATCGGCAGCATCGGCGTCATCTTCGGGCCGTTCACGTACTACAACAACCCGACTGCCATCGATGGCGGCCTGCTGGGCGGCGGCGTGGTGACGCAGGGCGGCATCGAGGAGATGTATATTACCGCGGGCGAGGGCAAGGACGCCGGCAACCCCTTCCGCCGTCTGAGCGAGAAGGAGCTATCGATTTTTCAGGAAAGCGTCAACGATAACTACAATCTGTTTGTGAAGCATGTCGCCGAGGGGCGCAAGATAAGCGAGGACGAAATCAGGAACGGCATCGGCGCGCATCTGTACGGCGAGGAAGGCGCGCTGCGCCGCAAGCTTATCGATGGCGTTGCCAGCCGCGAGCAGGCCTACAACGAACTGGCCAAGGCTGCCGAGCTGCAGTGGGGCGAGTTTGAAGTAGTGACTGATTCGGCAGAGGCGGATAGTCCGTGGGGCGCTTTTGGTGCCCGCCTGTTCGGCCAGCAGAAACAGGCCCGGAGTGCGGTGGCTGCTCCACCTAAGATCTGTTCCGAGGCGGCCGCACCCATGGCCTATCACGGCAACTTAGCCCAGCTGTGCAGCCAAAAGTAA
- a CDS encoding DUF4385 domain-containing protein: MKQSADTSYADVYRSTDFRQHPERYVIGRGEQGVLMAEPYKSEILPHWRFATPEVARKSATKIYEMFLQYGRDDDFVGMDMARKFLQMGWTRSRRYANHASGNKYDADGKVIAQDPGSEASVKAESARIFKEYYDRARMDEGYVARKAQWRKSHT, from the coding sequence ATGAAACAGTCCGCTGATACCAGTTATGCCGATGTCTACCGCTCAACGGATTTCCGCCAACACCCGGAGCGCTACGTCATCGGGCGCGGTGAGCAGGGCGTGCTGATGGCCGAGCCGTATAAATCAGAAATATTGCCGCATTGGCGGTTTGCCACGCCGGAGGTGGCCCGGAAGTCTGCCACTAAAATATATGAAATGTTCCTGCAATACGGCCGCGACGACGACTTCGTGGGCATGGACATGGCCCGCAAGTTTTTGCAGATGGGCTGGACGCGGTCGCGGCGGTACGCCAATCACGCTTCGGGGAATAAGTATGATGCCGACGGGAAGGTGATTGCACAGGATCCGGGGTCGGAGGCGTCGGTCAAGGCGGAGTCGGCGAGGATATTCAAGGAGTATTATGATCGGGCAAGGATGGATGAGGGGTATGTGGCGCGCAAAGCGCAGTGGCGCAAGAGTCATACCTAA
- a CDS encoding NAD(P)/FAD-dependent oxidoreductase — MARPHYDYDLIVIGSGAGGSVAATIANAAGKRVAMVEAGTLGGECPNWGCIPTKAMIHIADIYAQAKDAAQYGLRSGAMGYNYPSIRAWKDTVVRRTGAASSQSYYEGLGIDIVRGQAHFLGKNEISVNRTHYTAEHFVVASGTRTFVPDIQGLQETGYLTNKEALELNRPPKTLAIIGGGAIGVEFAQLFATFGTKVHIIDISPRLLPNEDGEISALIERVFKRKYGMQLTMNARVTMVEKEGLGKRVTYEVGGETHSFKTDEVMVATGKLAMTDFGLENAGIEYAPRNIFVNEHLRTSTPNIYGVGDVVGPYMFTHMAIYQGKIAAHNILHPKKPIATDYRAVPRCIFITPEVASVGMTEEECIKRAFDYKKALAPLSIISRANIENNSDGFVKVLTDNKGVLIGASIAAPHAGEMIHELALAVQLGLKASDVAGVIHAYPTWSEAVRVACAKIQA, encoded by the coding sequence ATGGCCCGACCCCACTACGACTACGACCTGATTGTCATCGGCAGCGGTGCCGGCGGCAGCGTCGCCGCCACCATCGCCAACGCCGCCGGTAAACGCGTGGCCATGGTCGAAGCCGGCACGCTTGGTGGCGAATGCCCCAACTGGGGCTGCATTCCCACCAAGGCCATGATCCACATCGCCGATATCTACGCCCAGGCCAAAGACGCCGCCCAATACGGCCTGCGCAGCGGCGCCATGGGTTACAACTACCCCAGCATCCGCGCCTGGAAAGACACCGTCGTCCGCCGCACCGGCGCCGCCAGCAGCCAGAGCTACTACGAAGGCCTCGGCATCGACATCGTCCGCGGCCAGGCCCATTTCCTCGGCAAAAATGAAATTTCTGTGAACCGCACCCACTACACCGCAGAGCATTTCGTCGTGGCCAGCGGCACCCGCACCTTCGTGCCGGATATCCAGGGCTTGCAGGAAACCGGCTACCTCACCAATAAGGAAGCGCTGGAACTCAACCGCCCGCCCAAGACTCTGGCTATTATCGGCGGCGGTGCAATCGGTGTAGAGTTTGCACAGCTCTTCGCCACCTTCGGCACAAAAGTACACATCATCGATATTTCCCCACGCCTGCTGCCCAATGAGGACGGCGAGATCAGTGCCCTCATCGAGCGCGTCTTCAAGCGCAAATACGGCATGCAGCTGACCATGAACGCCCGCGTCACCATGGTGGAGAAAGAGGGCCTCGGCAAGCGCGTCACCTACGAGGTGGGCGGCGAGACCCACTCTTTTAAGACCGACGAAGTCATGGTCGCCACCGGCAAACTGGCCATGACCGACTTCGGCCTGGAAAACGCTGGCATCGAATACGCCCCGCGCAACATATTCGTCAACGAACACCTGCGCACCAGCACGCCCAACATCTACGGCGTCGGCGACGTGGTAGGGCCGTACATGTTCACCCACATGGCTATTTACCAGGGGAAGATTGCGGCGCATAACATCCTCCACCCAAAGAAGCCCATCGCCACCGACTACCGCGCCGTACCGCGCTGCATCTTCATCACGCCTGAGGTTGCCAGCGTCGGCATGACAGAAGAAGAATGCATCAAGCGGGCGTTTGATTATAAGAAGGCGCTAGCACCGCTCAGCATCATCTCTCGCGCCAACATTGAGAATAATAGTGATGGGTTCGTGAAGGTGCTTACCGATAACAAGGGTGTGCTGATTGGGGCGAGTATTGCGGCGCCGCATGCGGGGGAGATGATTCATGAGCTTGCCCTGGCGGTGCAGTTGGGGCTTAAGGCTAGTGATGTGGCGGGGGTGATTCATGCGTATCCTACGTGGAGTGAGGCGGTGCGGGTTGCCTGCGCCAAAATCCAAGCGTAA